From the genome of Bombus pascuorum chromosome 2, iyBomPasc1.1, whole genome shotgun sequence, one region includes:
- the LOC132916827 gene encoding rhythmically expressed gene 5 protein isoform X1: protein MKILRTAMLFTFVLGCYTLSVTASAIPMWEFLSRGEKASYLLRVFSMQVAKYCADSSMPDCNKNLLVAGMRNLANMDNNILDQLDPYQRDAKGLIWRAMIKNAYFPRLAPKPDEFYFSIGTDSLAVGDSDVNGIGEETMATHDYIQPSSEHTGPYLVGPMVIRVYPDGRPVPEDTTRPLPRDEDMEEFRRSKVLSVEEIKTDSEFYEKQLKGNSFAEANSHRRSQEESTRFRSSHSPFKRRLLQEVTAKRKIRHH from the exons ATGAAGATTCTGAGAACTGCTATGCTGTTCACCTTTGTTCTGGGATGCTATACCTTGAGTGTCACTGCTTCTGCGATTCCCATGTGGGAATTCCTCTCCAGGGGTGAGAAA GCGAGTTACTTGTTAAGAGTGTTCAGCATGCAAGTAGCCAAGTATTGTGCGGATTCGTCCATGCCGGATtgcaacaaaaatttattggtTGCCGGGATGCGGAACTTAGCTAACATGGACAATAACATTCTCGATCAATTGGATCCATATCAACGTGATGCGAAAGGACTTA TTTGGCGAGCCATGATAAAAAACGCATATTTTCCAAGACTTGCTCCTAAGCCAGATGAATTCTATTTCTCCATCGGAACAGATTCATTAG CTGTCGGTGATAGCGATGTAAACGGCATAGGAGAAGAAACAATGGCGACACACGATTATATACAACCATCCTCTGAGCACACTGGTCCATATCTAGTTGGACCAATGGTGATTCGAGTGTATCCGGATGGTCGACCGGTTCCGGAAGATACAACGCGTCCTCTACCTCGAGATGAAGATATGGAAGAATTCAGGCGCTCCAAAGTACTTTCAgtcgaagaaattaaaactGATAGTGAATTCTACGAGAAACAATTGAAAGGAAACTCATTCGCGGAAGCCAATAGTCATCGACGGTCTCAAGAGGAATCTACTCGATTCCGAAGTAGTCATTCACCATTTAAGAGACGATTACTTCAAGAAGTAACTGCAAAGCGTAAGATACGGCACCATTGA
- the LOC132916827 gene encoding rhythmically expressed gene 5 protein isoform X2: MQVAKYCADSSMPDCNKNLLVAGMRNLANMDNNILDQLDPYQRDAKGLIWRAMIKNAYFPRLAPKPDEFYFSIGTDSLAVGDSDVNGIGEETMATHDYIQPSSEHTGPYLVGPMVIRVYPDGRPVPEDTTRPLPRDEDMEEFRRSKVLSVEEIKTDSEFYEKQLKGNSFAEANSHRRSQEESTRFRSSHSPFKRRLLQEVTAKRKIRHH; this comes from the exons ATGCAAGTAGCCAAGTATTGTGCGGATTCGTCCATGCCGGATtgcaacaaaaatttattggtTGCCGGGATGCGGAACTTAGCTAACATGGACAATAACATTCTCGATCAATTGGATCCATATCAACGTGATGCGAAAGGACTTA TTTGGCGAGCCATGATAAAAAACGCATATTTTCCAAGACTTGCTCCTAAGCCAGATGAATTCTATTTCTCCATCGGAACAGATTCATTAG CTGTCGGTGATAGCGATGTAAACGGCATAGGAGAAGAAACAATGGCGACACACGATTATATACAACCATCCTCTGAGCACACTGGTCCATATCTAGTTGGACCAATGGTGATTCGAGTGTATCCGGATGGTCGACCGGTTCCGGAAGATACAACGCGTCCTCTACCTCGAGATGAAGATATGGAAGAATTCAGGCGCTCCAAAGTACTTTCAgtcgaagaaattaaaactGATAGTGAATTCTACGAGAAACAATTGAAAGGAAACTCATTCGCGGAAGCCAATAGTCATCGACGGTCTCAAGAGGAATCTACTCGATTCCGAAGTAGTCATTCACCATTTAAGAGACGATTACTTCAAGAAGTAACTGCAAAGCGTAAGATACGGCACCATTGA